One region of Polynucleobacter sp. MWH-Aus1W21 genomic DNA includes:
- a CDS encoding isochorismatase family protein, giving the protein MIAKQMVKINPNRSTLVLIDLQSRLMPAIHQGEEVLKQCIKIAKIAKLLDIHVVGTEQSPQSLGHNVDVITKLCKTTVAKDRFDACQDGLINALSKNREHLILAGCETHVCVMQTALELVRQNFKVSILVDAVGSRRSLDRDIALHRLGSSGATLLTTEMLAFEWLGNASNESFKDALAIIKS; this is encoded by the coding sequence TTGATTGCAAAACAGATGGTGAAGATAAATCCTAATCGTTCTACCTTGGTTTTAATCGACTTACAAAGTCGATTAATGCCTGCCATACATCAAGGAGAAGAGGTTCTTAAGCAATGCATCAAGATCGCTAAAATTGCCAAACTTCTAGATATTCATGTTGTTGGCACTGAACAAAGTCCACAAAGTCTGGGGCATAACGTTGATGTAATCACCAAGTTATGCAAAACCACCGTAGCAAAAGATCGCTTTGATGCTTGCCAGGATGGGCTCATCAATGCGCTATCTAAAAATAGAGAGCATCTGATTCTTGCCGGATGTGAAACACACGTATGTGTAATGCAAACCGCCTTAGAGCTAGTGCGGCAGAACTTCAAAGTTTCTATTTTGGTAGATGCGGTTGGGTCACGTAGATCCCTGGATCGAGACATTGCCCTTCATCGTCTTGGCTCGTCTGGAGCAACACTTCTTACTACTGAGATGCTAGCCTTTGAATGGCTAGGAAACGCCTCTAATGAATCCTTTAAGGATGCGTTAGCAATTATTAAATCTTAG
- a CDS encoding P-II family nitrogen regulator — MMEVKAVIRPSKLPALRTALMETPGFPGMTVAKVEGCSAPSKTSKANIKDELTDYSAKVRVEIICNDEVAEVLMDRIVTVCQTGQVGDGVVWCTPVPKAFFIAKSTA; from the coding sequence ATGATGGAAGTGAAGGCGGTTATTCGCCCCAGTAAATTACCTGCTTTACGAACAGCTCTGATGGAGACTCCTGGATTTCCGGGAATGACGGTCGCTAAGGTGGAAGGCTGTAGTGCGCCGTCCAAAACCAGTAAAGCAAATATCAAAGATGAGTTGACTGACTACTCAGCAAAAGTACGTGTTGAGATTATTTGCAATGATGAAGTTGCTGAAGTGCTGATGGATCGAATTGTGACGGTATGTCAGACGGGACAAGTGGGGGATGGCGTAGTTTGGTGTACTCCAGTACCAAAAGCATTCTTTATTGCTAAATCAACTGCCTGA
- a CDS encoding efflux RND transporter periplasmic adaptor subunit, protein MNQELAAMLKRVKVWKTFLVRKIKFHKKELFGQILQTQNQWYAQAHQWLGEHVPAVTGRYDKSPHWFKKGMFYLPWFCAFIIILNYFNVFDRSPAVKSVQDPNMVVVNEDLHKMIADGKVQVSPFVEELRASGRIDFNERFLARIGANVTGRVSEILAVPGQQVKQGDILAKITSTELTQSQLAYLKAKSASQLADQAANRAKILYKEDVIALAELQRREAEASSAKAEFRAANDQLKVQGMDQANIDKLAKSGVIESINNVIATIPGEIVERKINRGQVVQPSDALFTVADLSTLWAVSEVPESNSYLMQKGQKASVIIPALRNQEIEGVIAHVDSIVNPQTRTVVVRMDLPNNNGSIKPGMLATMLIESQPVEKLVVPLGAIVREDNHDHVFVRLDDDTYRMVAVKLGPEGKGYRPVISGLKEGQEIAIEGAYHLNTERKRQLSGG, encoded by the coding sequence ATGAACCAAGAGTTAGCAGCCATGCTGAAAAGGGTAAAAGTCTGGAAGACCTTTTTGGTGCGAAAGATTAAATTCCATAAGAAGGAATTATTCGGCCAAATTCTACAGACCCAGAACCAGTGGTATGCACAAGCCCACCAATGGCTTGGAGAGCACGTGCCTGCCGTTACCGGCCGCTATGACAAATCGCCGCATTGGTTTAAAAAGGGCATGTTTTATCTGCCTTGGTTCTGTGCATTCATCATCATCCTGAATTACTTCAACGTATTTGATAGAAGTCCTGCAGTTAAATCAGTGCAAGACCCGAATATGGTTGTAGTTAATGAAGATTTGCATAAGATGATTGCGGATGGCAAGGTTCAAGTGTCTCCTTTTGTGGAAGAGTTGCGGGCTTCTGGCCGGATTGATTTCAACGAGCGCTTTTTGGCGCGGATTGGCGCGAATGTCACGGGGCGCGTATCTGAGATACTCGCTGTGCCGGGTCAGCAAGTAAAACAAGGCGATATTCTGGCGAAAATTACCTCTACTGAATTAACTCAATCGCAACTAGCTTACTTAAAAGCGAAGAGCGCAAGTCAACTGGCTGATCAAGCCGCTAATCGCGCAAAAATTCTCTATAAAGAGGATGTGATTGCTCTTGCAGAGCTGCAAAGGCGCGAAGCCGAGGCGAGTAGTGCTAAGGCAGAGTTTCGTGCTGCGAATGATCAATTAAAAGTTCAGGGGATGGATCAAGCAAACATTGATAAGCTTGCCAAATCTGGTGTGATTGAATCCATTAATAATGTGATTGCCACAATTCCCGGTGAGATTGTCGAGCGAAAGATTAATCGCGGTCAGGTTGTACAACCTTCCGATGCATTATTTACAGTGGCTGATCTGAGTACCCTGTGGGCTGTTTCTGAGGTACCTGAGAGTAACTCCTATCTGATGCAAAAAGGACAAAAGGCTTCGGTCATCATTCCTGCACTTAGAAATCAAGAGATTGAAGGCGTCATTGCCCACGTTGATTCGATCGTAAATCCCCAGACTCGTACAGTGGTCGTTCGTATGGATTTGCCTAATAATAATGGCTCAATTAAGCCTGGTATGTTGGCAACCATGTTGATTGAGAGTCAGCCGGTTGAGAAGTTGGTTGTGCCCTTAGGCGCCATCGTTCGAGAAGATAACCATGACCACGTTTTTGTGAGATTGGATGATGACACTTATCGTATGGTGGCTGTCAAGCTCGGTCCAGAGGGCAAAGGATATCGTCCGGTGATATCGGGTCTCAAAGAGGGTCAAGAGATTGCTATTGAAGGTGCTTATCACTTAAACACAGAGCGTAAGCGTCAGCTGAGTGGTGGATAA
- a CDS encoding TolC family protein encodes MTRYRWLVITFASTLMVTNVSAQSKKTFTINDLISISLESSPQVLAARDQAKAIKGQLSTARAIPNPEFEVSTGQQRSATGPLTVGNVSSWAVTQPLDMPYTRFPRVNAAEANLRAAEATRVAFEVETISRVQQRFYELMRREAEQKAAEEDMSLTKQIRDRMQIRYDVGETARFELIRVQTEFLNAQIAAESSKLRVEQARSQLRQVVGHQLPADFTVVAEQPKPEVLPSLTQLLNEVQSQSPELQKAKAEVEATESKLSFEKNSRLPRLAFKASQYNDPNFTDRLYGLQVSIPIWDFKGGQIAEAEANASKAKNQLNAQSQTLDQQMETAYKLYQMTSYQVKILSSEVVELAASARRIAEVSYRYGERGMLEYLDAQRTFRAARNDLIKARFDLASVVTEIQRLRASPEWLAKIESGMQ; translated from the coding sequence ATGACGCGGTACCGATGGTTGGTCATTACTTTTGCTAGCACCCTGATGGTGACAAATGTCAGTGCACAATCTAAAAAAACGTTCACTATCAATGACTTGATCTCTATCTCCTTGGAGTCAAGTCCACAAGTCTTGGCTGCCCGTGATCAAGCTAAGGCAATTAAAGGACAGCTGTCGACAGCAAGAGCTATTCCTAATCCAGAGTTTGAGGTGAGTACAGGCCAGCAACGATCGGCTACCGGTCCTTTGACGGTAGGTAATGTTTCATCATGGGCCGTTACTCAGCCATTGGACATGCCTTACACCCGCTTCCCTAGGGTAAATGCTGCCGAGGCAAATTTACGTGCAGCTGAAGCAACGCGTGTTGCTTTTGAAGTTGAGACGATTTCGAGAGTGCAGCAGCGCTTTTACGAACTCATGCGCCGTGAAGCGGAACAAAAAGCTGCCGAAGAGGATATGAGTTTGACGAAACAGATTCGTGATCGTATGCAAATTCGGTATGACGTTGGTGAAACAGCCCGCTTCGAGTTGATTCGAGTGCAAACGGAGTTTCTGAACGCGCAAATTGCTGCAGAGTCTAGTAAGTTACGCGTGGAGCAGGCTCGTAGTCAGTTACGCCAAGTGGTGGGCCATCAATTGCCTGCAGATTTTACGGTTGTAGCGGAGCAGCCAAAACCCGAGGTCTTGCCATCATTAACTCAATTGTTAAACGAGGTTCAGAGTCAAAGCCCAGAACTACAAAAGGCAAAGGCAGAGGTTGAGGCAACGGAATCTAAGTTGAGTTTTGAAAAGAACTCGCGCTTGCCTCGCTTGGCATTTAAGGCATCTCAATACAACGACCCTAACTTCACTGATCGCCTTTATGGTTTGCAAGTAAGTATCCCGATTTGGGACTTTAAGGGCGGTCAGATTGCAGAAGCAGAAGCAAATGCTTCAAAAGCAAAGAATCAATTAAATGCACAAAGCCAAACTTTAGATCAGCAAATGGAAACTGCTTATAAGCTTTATCAAATGACTAGTTACCAAGTCAAAATATTAAGCTCAGAAGTGGTCGAGTTAGCGGCTAGTGCGCGTCGCATTGCTGAGGTTTCTTATCGCTATGGTGAGCGAGGCATGCTCGAGTATTTGGATGCACAAAGAACATTTAGAGCAGCGCGTAATGATTTGATTAAGGCACGTTTTGATTTGGCTTCTGTGGTAACTGAGATTCAGAGATTAAGAGCGAGCCCAGAGTGGCTTGCGAAGATAGAAAGTGGAATGCAATGA
- a CDS encoding universal stress protein: protein MKSRLALEETIAPAVVDAEVSDKQTYNVGEKVMNKVLIPVDDSSNALMALKHAVNMYGNDRQTHFHICNVQPTLYTHIRKFLSKQTINEWQAERAQTAAKSASEFLEKAGANFSFTYVTGDKGEALRDEAQRLGCNRIVIGTAKKNTLSRLFENSTTAKLLEISDIPVEVVTGKSLSTLERWGIPALGAGAATALMAAVID from the coding sequence ATGAAGAGTAGGTTGGCGTTGGAGGAGACAATTGCGCCAGCTGTAGTTGATGCAGAGGTATCCGATAAGCAGACTTATAACGTAGGAGAAAAGGTGATGAACAAAGTTCTAATTCCGGTTGATGATTCTAGTAACGCATTAATGGCCTTGAAACATGCAGTGAATATGTATGGCAATGATCGTCAAACACACTTTCATATCTGTAATGTTCAACCCACGCTGTACACACACATCAGAAAGTTTTTAAGTAAACAAACCATTAATGAGTGGCAAGCAGAGCGTGCTCAAACAGCCGCAAAGTCAGCATCTGAATTTTTGGAGAAAGCTGGCGCGAATTTCTCCTTCACTTATGTGACTGGCGATAAGGGGGAAGCTCTACGAGATGAGGCGCAGCGCTTAGGTTGTAATCGTATTGTGATTGGCACTGCTAAGAAAAATACGCTCAGCCGCTTGTTTGAGAATTCAACAACAGCCAAGCTACTAGAAATCAGTGATATTCCAGTTGAGGTAGTCACTGGCAAGTCTTTATCTACGCTTGAGCGTTGGGGTATCCCAGCACTGGGCGCTGGTGCAGCAACCGCCTTAATGGCGGCAGTAATTGACTAG
- a CDS encoding efflux RND transporter permease subunit, translating to MIERIVRLSLQQRLLVVIIAIVLLVAGLLATKRLSVDAFPDVTNVQVQVAAEAPGKSPEEVERFVTIPIELAMTGLPGLIEMRSLNRNGISVITLVFTEKTDIYFARQLVTERLIEVASRMPVGITPVLAPPSTGLGEVYQYTIDHPSDRDRELSVDELSDRRAVQDWIVRPMLRSIPGVAEINTQGGYAREYQVLVNPERLRHYQISLQEVYQALARNNANSGGGQLPTYAERYLIRGLGLITKPEDIGKIILKEVKGIPVYVKNVAEVTIGSEIRQGAAIKNGYTESVAGIIQMIRGGNARDVVNRIKLKVEEINEGKLLPDGLQIVPFYDRTDLVNAAMFNVAKVLVEGVILVIILLFLFLGDVRSSLIVVATLLLTPLLTFLVMNRYGISANLMSLGGLAIAIGIMVDGSVVVVENTFAKLGERLKGGESKNRIILEAASEVGKPVLFGVGIIILVFMPLLSLEGMEGKMFAPMAITIAIALTISLILSFTLSPVLCSYILKGGGEDDTKIVQKMRAPYERWLYWCLANPKLVVKRAIIALGISLVGFVMLGKAFIPVMQEGSITPVIVRAPNISLDESIKLEFEAIKRIMTIPGVEMAVSRLGKGESPADPGQPNESDPIVTLKPLGDRDLSQEEIAQQIREKLKTLPGIELAISQPIAARVDEMVSGVRSQVAVKIFGDELPVLQKLGSQIGQILTKMKGSNDLRIEQASGQNYLNIKIDRDAIARYGINVSDVNEVIETAIGGKQASIIYEGERRFPLVLRYPSPYRNNIDAIENIILHSPDGAQVLMRDLAEISLVEGPAQISRESGKRRLVVGVNVEGRDLGGFVKEAQELIAKNVELPQGYTLQWGGQFENMQRAMARLMIIIPLTVLAIFFLLFMLFKSLRLAGLIILVLPFASIGGVFGLFITGEYLSVPAAVGFINLWGIAVLNGVVLISFIKQLREDGYSMEDALLHGCGHRFRPVMMTASVAMLALVPMLFSGGPGSEVTRPLAAVVIAGLITSTALTLLVLPVLYRWFEDKEVEA from the coding sequence ATGATTGAAAGAATCGTTCGCCTCTCGTTACAGCAACGCCTATTGGTGGTAATTATTGCCATCGTATTGCTCGTTGCCGGACTTTTGGCTACCAAACGACTGTCTGTTGATGCATTTCCGGACGTAACGAACGTTCAAGTTCAGGTTGCTGCAGAAGCCCCTGGAAAATCTCCGGAAGAGGTTGAGCGTTTTGTAACCATTCCTATTGAATTGGCGATGACCGGTTTGCCAGGTTTAATAGAGATGCGCTCTTTGAACCGTAATGGCATTTCCGTAATTACCTTAGTGTTTACTGAAAAAACCGATATCTACTTTGCTCGTCAATTAGTTACAGAGCGATTAATTGAGGTTGCTTCAAGAATGCCGGTAGGTATCACTCCTGTATTGGCGCCTCCATCTACAGGTTTGGGTGAGGTATATCAGTACACAATAGATCATCCATCCGACCGAGATCGTGAGCTTTCAGTGGACGAGCTTTCTGATCGACGTGCAGTGCAAGATTGGATTGTGCGTCCAATGCTGCGCTCTATTCCTGGTGTAGCCGAGATTAATACGCAAGGTGGTTACGCCAGAGAGTATCAAGTCTTGGTGAATCCTGAGCGCTTGCGTCACTATCAAATTAGCTTGCAAGAAGTGTACCAAGCACTTGCTAGAAATAATGCCAACTCCGGTGGCGGTCAGTTGCCAACGTATGCAGAGCGCTATCTGATTCGTGGCTTAGGCTTAATTACTAAGCCAGAAGATATTGGCAAGATTATTCTAAAAGAAGTGAAGGGTATTCCGGTATACGTGAAGAACGTAGCCGAAGTGACAATTGGTAGCGAGATTCGTCAGGGTGCTGCTATTAAGAATGGCTACACAGAAAGTGTTGCTGGCATTATTCAGATGATCCGTGGCGGTAACGCACGAGATGTAGTCAATCGCATTAAGCTCAAAGTTGAAGAAATTAACGAAGGTAAGTTGCTACCAGATGGTTTGCAGATCGTGCCTTTCTACGACCGTACCGATTTGGTGAATGCCGCTATGTTCAACGTGGCAAAAGTGCTGGTTGAAGGCGTAATCCTGGTGATTATTTTGCTATTCCTCTTCTTGGGGGATGTGCGCTCATCTCTGATTGTGGTTGCCACACTGCTCCTCACGCCATTGCTTACCTTCTTAGTCATGAACCGTTATGGTATTTCAGCGAACCTGATGTCCTTGGGTGGTCTAGCCATTGCGATCGGCATTATGGTGGACGGCTCTGTAGTGGTAGTGGAGAACACCTTCGCGAAATTGGGAGAACGTCTTAAAGGTGGTGAATCCAAAAACAGGATCATCTTAGAGGCGGCATCAGAAGTTGGTAAACCCGTGCTCTTTGGTGTGGGCATCATCATTCTGGTATTTATGCCGTTACTTTCACTCGAGGGCATGGAAGGCAAGATGTTTGCACCGATGGCGATAACGATTGCTATCGCCTTAACGATCTCTTTGATTCTGTCATTTACTTTATCGCCAGTCTTATGTTCCTACATCTTGAAGGGCGGCGGCGAGGATGACACTAAGATAGTTCAAAAAATGCGCGCTCCCTACGAGCGTTGGTTGTATTGGTGTTTAGCTAACCCTAAATTAGTGGTCAAGCGCGCCATCATTGCTCTAGGTATTAGCTTGGTTGGGTTTGTCATGCTCGGTAAGGCCTTTATTCCGGTCATGCAAGAAGGCTCCATCACCCCGGTGATTGTTCGTGCGCCGAATATTTCATTAGACGAGTCTATTAAATTAGAGTTTGAGGCGATTAAACGCATCATGACTATTCCTGGCGTCGAGATGGCTGTTTCTCGACTTGGTAAAGGCGAGTCTCCTGCAGATCCAGGTCAGCCGAATGAGTCGGATCCGATCGTGACTCTCAAGCCCTTAGGAGATAGAGATTTAAGCCAGGAAGAAATCGCACAACAAATTCGTGAGAAGCTCAAAACCTTACCCGGAATTGAATTAGCAATCTCCCAACCGATTGCAGCTAGGGTGGATGAGATGGTTTCTGGTGTGCGCTCACAAGTAGCGGTCAAAATCTTTGGTGATGAATTACCTGTCTTGCAAAAACTCGGTTCGCAAATTGGTCAAATCCTGACCAAGATGAAGGGTAGCAACGACTTACGTATTGAGCAGGCGTCTGGTCAGAACTATCTCAACATCAAAATTGATCGTGATGCGATTGCACGCTACGGTATCAATGTTTCCGATGTGAATGAAGTTATTGAAACGGCTATCGGCGGTAAGCAGGCCAGCATTATCTATGAGGGAGAGCGTCGCTTCCCATTGGTGCTGCGCTATCCAAGTCCTTACAGAAATAATATTGACGCCATTGAAAATATTATTTTGCATTCTCCGGATGGTGCCCAAGTATTGATGCGTGACTTGGCTGAAATTTCCTTAGTAGAAGGTCCAGCCCAGATCTCCCGTGAGTCTGGTAAGCGTCGCTTGGTTGTTGGTGTGAATGTGGAAGGGCGCGACTTGGGTGGATTTGTAAAAGAGGCCCAAGAGTTGATTGCCAAGAATGTGGAATTACCTCAAGGCTATACCTTGCAATGGGGTGGTCAGTTTGAAAACATGCAAAGAGCGATGGCTCGCCTGATGATCATCATTCCTTTGACGGTCTTGGCCATATTCTTCTTATTGTTTATGTTGTTTAAGTCGCTTCGTTTGGCAGGCCTCATTATTTTGGTTCTGCCATTTGCATCGATTGGCGGCGTGTTTGGTTTATTCATTACAGGTGAGTACCTCTCGGTGCCTGCTGCGGTAGGATTTATTAACTTGTGGGGAATCGCCGTGCTAAATGGTGTGGTGCTGATCTCCTTTATTAAGCAGTTACGTGAAGATGGTTACAGTATGGAAGATGCGCTCCTTCATGGTTGCGGTCACCGGTTTAGACCGGTCATGATGACGGCATCAGTGGCGATGCTGGCTCTGGTGCCAATGCTGTTCTCAGGTGGCCCTGGATCAGAAGTGACTCGTCCCCTGGCGGCTGTGGTGATTGCAGGATTAATCACCTCAACAGCGCTGACTTTATTAGTGTTACCTGTTCTATATAGATGGTTTGAAGACAAAGAGGTGGAAGCATGA